From the genome of Geoglobus ahangari, one region includes:
- a CDS encoding polysaccharide deacetylase family protein, whose product MSRVILENVKRESIIGIRYMLSTHPQNYSLKNNIVEIRSRQQKTIKFQNNNMPIEKIIERIIKIKNHKKQVEWILENFVKSDRNSISIEIDIPEMATKIITNYDKIFQKIDKKEEMAETPVADVLAAAFREILLECGVPEKNPWPSEKRFALCLTHDVDELKKTYQYLTRTIHYIKQRKLRRAVRNFISAVPDKLLDKNPYWTFDQIEEIEKQYNVRSTFFFLKETAKVRPFAPETWKHYGRRYNWNEPKIKEKIQQLNRNGWEIGLHGSYESYKSLKLLSTEKKELEQVTQNKVVGIRQHNLNLLIPDTWELQRDAGFVYDMSLGFKGGRYIGFRGGVCFPFYPVKGLLEIPTTIMDISINQGYRLRDFEKILETVSYFGGVCNILWHHTVFSEEYHSWDRIYEKIIEKAIEMDAWICNGRDLTKWWNENRTRVTGG is encoded by the coding sequence TTGTCAAGAGTGATACTGGAGAATGTCAAAAGAGAGTCAATCATAGGTATAAGATACATGCTATCCACTCACCCTCAAAACTACTCATTAAAAAACAACATAGTGGAGATCAGATCTCGACAACAAAAAACGATAAAATTTCAGAACAACAACATGCCAATTGAGAAAATAATTGAAAGAATTATAAAAATAAAAAATCATAAAAAGCAGGTAGAATGGATTCTCGAGAATTTTGTAAAGAGCGACCGTAACAGCATCAGTATTGAAATCGATATACCAGAGATGGCAACGAAAATAATAACAAACTACGACAAAATATTCCAGAAAATTGATAAAAAGGAAGAAATGGCTGAAACACCTGTTGCAGATGTTCTGGCAGCTGCATTCAGAGAGATACTGCTGGAGTGCGGGGTTCCTGAGAAAAATCCATGGCCATCCGAAAAAAGGTTTGCACTATGCTTGACACACGACGTTGATGAACTGAAAAAAACATACCAATACCTCACTAGAACTATCCATTACATAAAACAACGGAAATTAAGACGTGCTGTAAGAAATTTTATTTCTGCTGTTCCGGACAAATTACTGGACAAAAATCCATATTGGACCTTCGATCAGATAGAGGAGATAGAGAAGCAGTATAATGTCAGATCCACATTTTTCTTTTTAAAAGAGACGGCAAAGGTGCGCCCATTTGCTCCAGAAACATGGAAACACTACGGCAGGAGATACAATTGGAATGAACCAAAAATAAAAGAAAAAATACAGCAGCTGAACAGGAACGGGTGGGAGATTGGACTCCATGGGTCTTATGAATCATACAAGAGTCTTAAACTGCTGTCAACCGAGAAAAAAGAGCTTGAGCAGGTCACCCAAAACAAAGTTGTTGGGATTAGACAGCACAATCTCAATTTGCTAATCCCAGACACCTGGGAACTACAGAGAGATGCTGGCTTCGTGTACGACATGAGCCTGGGATTCAAAGGTGGTAGATACATCGGATTCAGGGGAGGAGTTTGTTTTCCATTTTACCCTGTCAAGGGCTTGTTGGAGATACCTACAACAATTATGGATATATCCATAAATCAAGGGTACAGGTTGAGAGACTTCGAGAAAATTCTGGAAACGGTAAGTTACTTCGGTGGTGTCTGCAACATCCTCTGGCACCATACAGTATTTTCAGAGGAATATCATAGTTGGGACAGGATCTATGAAAAAATAATAGAAAAAGCTATTGAGATGGATGCATGGATATGCAATGGTAGGGATCTCACAAAGTGGTGGAACGAGAACAGAACCCGAGTGACAGGTGGTTAA
- a CDS encoding GNAT family N-acetyltransferase produces MKLRAEIADEKKIWNEIVEEANATIFHRWEWLKTFETFSGYTFEPYILYNKKTPAGVMPIFTINKFKLKFSFSPPPHSAIPFLGFAFSKYSSLKQNKKEGLIQESCKLINKLSETSTSFSMILHPEIPDVRPFLWEGYEVKPTYHYVIDLSPGEKTLLNNFKGSARKSIKKGMSMFEIKEGGLKELKTILELMRKRYIDQKRKVKVPFEYIYEVYNKFEDNFQILTAEFEGETIGGVINILDGSKVYSWLGNTKSNISGVYPNDLLMWESIKRACSDGYKLFYEIGANTPHLITYKSRFNPELVICFSVSKEKFLGKVARKTYTSVSKYVGL; encoded by the coding sequence GTGAAGCTTAGAGCTGAAATTGCAGACGAGAAGAAAATATGGAATGAAATCGTTGAAGAGGCAAATGCAACAATATTCCACCGGTGGGAGTGGTTAAAAACCTTTGAAACGTTCTCTGGATACACCTTCGAGCCATATATACTCTACAACAAAAAAACACCCGCAGGAGTGATGCCCATATTTACCATAAACAAGTTCAAGTTGAAATTTAGCTTTTCACCACCCCCTCATTCCGCAATTCCATTTCTAGGTTTTGCATTTTCAAAATACAGCTCGCTGAAACAAAATAAAAAAGAAGGACTCATACAGGAAAGCTGTAAGCTAATAAACAAACTGAGCGAAACGTCAACATCATTTTCAATGATACTGCATCCAGAGATACCTGATGTCAGACCATTCCTGTGGGAAGGATATGAGGTCAAGCCGACATACCATTATGTAATAGACCTGTCACCGGGAGAAAAAACGCTACTGAATAATTTCAAAGGAAGTGCCAGAAAAAGCATAAAAAAGGGTATGAGCATGTTTGAAATTAAGGAAGGAGGACTAAAAGAGCTGAAAACCATTTTAGAACTGATGAGAAAAAGATACATCGATCAAAAAAGAAAAGTAAAAGTCCCATTCGAATATATATACGAAGTATACAATAAATTTGAAGACAATTTCCAGATACTCACTGCAGAATTCGAAGGGGAGACAATAGGCGGGGTCATTAACATACTGGATGGAAGCAAGGTGTACAGTTGGCTAGGAAATACAAAATCAAATATTTCCGGAGTTTATCCAAACGATTTGCTTATGTGGGAGTCGATAAAAAGAGCATGTAGTGATGGATACAAATTGTTCTATGAAATTGGTGCCAATACACCTCACTTAATAACCTACAAATCCCGTTTCAACCCGGAACTGGTGATCTGTTTTTCAGTTTCTAAAGAAAAGTTTCTCGGTAAAGTTGCCAGAAAAACATATACGAGCGTATCAAAGTATGTCGGGCTCTAA